The nucleotide window CCAGTAAAACCCCAAAAgttttgataaatataaaatttataaaataatatttatcatCATGTGTGAAAAAGCATCAacattattaaaactaatgtaGTACAATGAAACATATATTACTGTACACCAATATGAAGtctttaaataacatataaacgTTTTATTAACATATGAAGtcattaatattatttgaaaattatagtATAAGCTACCAGGTCGACTAAACACCTAATCAaccaatataaatattataaagtgACGTAAAAAAGATTTATTGATGTATTGCTATTTGCTATATAACTACATCCGGCATAAATTAGGGTGTATTAAAGTCTTACCataacaaaaattagttttaaaaatgctatcattaataataaatttatttaattatttaccataaataataataatttcatttaatcaCTTACCATAAATAATAAGACGAGATTGTAAgatgatattttttatagatatgaatgTGTTAGACTAAAGAATAGTGGATTTGACATGTTGATTATATagtatagttttaaaaaaaaatatttcacctAGAAGCAAGTTGGGTACAATTTtgtgtttctgttttaatattactaatatatgtaaataaattaaatatttaaaatttgtaaaattcaaaaataaaaataacatacaagatataaatttgaaaattggtttggtttatatatttggaTAGAAAGTCAATATGTATTTCAGTGTTTTGAATATTTCggctatttattttaaattattttcaagtattttggataatttcttgtatttatgaacattttggatattttattaatttttaaaaatttaatatatttaagtatataaattgtGATTCGAACTTTTAGGTACCATAAATATTTTGGCTTGGATCAGATTTGGATTTAGTTATATGAATCCATGTCTATGAAAATGCTCAAAGCCTGCATGAAGAGATGAAATCAGCTGAGACCTGCAGTTTCTCCTATCGACTCAAGTGATTAAACTAATGTCTTAAGGTTTCTGTTTAGGCTTGATCCTCACTTCACTATTCGTGATCGCTCCTTCAACTTTGCTAGGCTGTTACAGATATGTGAAACTGCTCCCCAGCATTTCAACATGTTGGCTATATCAAGTCttagtatatattcttcttCGGTTAGAGTAAAAGATTTCTAGGCAATGAAGAACAAATAGAGATAAGATGGTGAATTAGCTTACAAATATAGTGAAACCACTTAAGCTAAAATCACAACAAAGGATTCTCTTACTTTTTCTCTGTACTTTCACATGACATTCATTGCAAGGAGACTGCGCCCCCCTTGCGCTCCAATCCCATGAACTCCTACATCAATCACATCTAACAACTATGATCTAAGTTCTAAACTTCTGAAACGACAAAACTCTCTTCACAATCGTAATATGTCTAAAGTTATGGCATTGACATGTGATACAAAATCACAAACATTCTTGAAGACAGAAAGGCATACCTTCTAAATGAGCTGAACATCATGAGATCATCCATACTTCTACCTGATGAGGATTGCAAGATCTAAGCCGCTGAATGCAGAATTGCCTGACTCAACCATTCTTTCAAGATTTTCCCGATTCACATCATTGGCTTGCTACAGACAAACAAATGATGTTTCAGATATGTATTAGTTTCTTTTAACAAATTAAAGGCATGCTTGCTTTTATCTTATGTCACTAAGAAATGGTTCAAGCAGAACTAGAATAACTAGGAAGCTTTACGCTTTATTTAGTTAAGAGTGACATCGCCAGTCAACATGAACACGGGAGAAAGGCAAATTAAAAACTTGCAAATAAGTTAAGGGAGAACATAACCTTACAGCCGGCAGAGCTTGGGGAAGAGCACGGCGGTGctgcggaggaggaggaggagaagcaaATAAGAGATAAAAAAATCAGTAGTAATTAGAAATGAACCGTGGATGAAGACagacaaaaaaatgaatttctAGATTCTGAAACAAatcaaacttcttttttttgttccagCAATTGtcataatatatttgttttgaaaaattataaagcATAAAcgtctaaaattaaaatatatgagtGATAAGAagacaaatgaaaaaaaaaagattttataatATCTCCCATAGAACTAGTTCTGAGAAATgttccaaaaataaatattataaacgtAACGAGTTATGCTTCAAAtagcataaaaattaaaacatgttGTTCACAAAAAAGCTATAAATATAACTcttaaaaatcataataataattaacatttagtaaaaacaaacatcattcCAGAAAACATTAACGATACGCCAAGCTTTTGTATGTACGTTTGTTTACTTGCACGCCTCCGCGAAAAGTTTTGCAGTCCAGGCCCTTCTGCGCATATTAACATGTTTATACCGCTTGGCATTTGGTCGGCTCATTATCTgcatttgtttttttccttGTCAGTGGTCACTGGTCAGTACtctgtatttgttttttctttatagATAGGAATTAAAAGAAAGAATCGATAAAATTATCAATGATTCAAGATAATAATTGGGATCGTGAAGGCGATCGTCTtctccatttttttcttctgcaaTTATCACCCTCTGCCGTATTCCTTTTCTGTTTTATCTTCTTTGTCATCACAACCTATAATCAATtctctttcattttttagaaaattcacaaaaagtttgttttgttcAATTTCTATTTTCACCGAAGATTCATCACGGTGAGGTCGTTTGTGTATTACATATACATACACTCTACGTAATGACATCTTgagtttctttttcaaaaaaaaaaatcttatgtgTTTTGTTCTTCATTAAGATGGGGAACAAGTTCAGATTTACTCACAACAAATTGGGtttaagtttccttttctcctatTTTGTTGTTGCAATCTGCGGCATGGATTTCATGGCTATGACCGACGacaagttgaattcatattcaAGTGGTAAAGAACTTCTCCTAACCGCTTAATTTGGAAACAATTGCCATGAAAACCACCATGGAATGAGTATGTTGGAAACAGAGGATTGGAATTTTCTCTATTGTATGGCGATGTTCTTATAATCGTTGAAGATTGGTAGTtccaatttttatttcttttgagaGAATCATTATATTGGATTCAATCTCGATTGACATCTATTGATCCAAGTTGGAAGGTGACTAATGTTAtacaacaaagaaaacaaagaagttTGGAGTTTCATCGCATGGCCGATACtcaaattaatatgaagattgcACTAAGAAGATTGAGAAGAaagtttcttcatattttaattatgttgtattttattttaaatttacatttggttgtatttttattattttatgtgtaatgttacattttatataaataaaatagttgttaaaaaaataataattggatTTTGGGCATCttcgaataaaataaaaactaaaacaattatAGCATCGTCTAGGAATAAACAGTAAAGTAGTAGTCGAAATCATAGTTAATTAAATCGTCTATGTTTTATAAGATGAATATTGCATTGCTTAATTTATCAACCGTAATTTTAACTATGATCTTGGATTAACACATACCACCTACAATGTGTGAGGAGGtgcaaatgaaaaaaaaaacatagtggGTGAGATTAGAAAGAAACAATTAATATAGAGGGTCCTTGAAAATAAAATCcagattttcaaaatttgaaatcaaaaGCATACGGAGAAACAAACACTATTTGTAATTCCCTTTCTCGTCTCTGCGTCGGCGTCGCGTCATCGTTTTCTCAGATTCCTGGAATCATTCTCTTTCGATACCAATCCCCTTCCTTCATCTCCGATTCGAAAACCCTAGCTTCCATCCAATCATGCCCATGGAGAACGACAATGACCACGCCGCCAACGTCGTCCTCACCGCCGAGCAAGCGAGCAAGGTTAGCGACACTGCCGTACGGTTGCCGGAGAATCTTCCGACCGGCGTCGTCTCAGAATCCGGAGGTGGAAGCGAGAAAGGAGAGGAGGCGGTGGAGACGGCGGTGGCGGAGGATGTGGATGAGAGCGGATCGAATACGGTGGGAGAGCTACCTCCCCGATCTTCCTCAGCGAGAGTTCCGTTCACTAATCTGAGCCAGATTGATGCCGATCTTGCTCTCGCTCGCACGCTCCAAGAACAGGTCGCTCTTTCTTGATGCTGTTTGGGCTTTCTTGATTCGAAGAATAGTTCCAAGATTTTGTGGATTATTGAATTTCGTTGTTTTGTATGTGTTGGATTTAAGGAGCGGGCGTATATGATGCTGACGATGAACAGTGAGGTTAGTGACTATGGGagctgggaaactggaagctaTGTATAcgaagaggatgaggatgacGACGAGGACGAGTATGAAACAGATGATGATCCTCAGGGAGATGCGCCAGATGTTAATGCTCATGAAGATGAAGTCAGGATTGctgacgaagaagaagttggGTATTCAGATGATGAAGCCTTTGCTAGAGCTATTCAGGAAGCTGAGGAAAGGGAAATGGCAGATAGGTTGTCTGCCTTAACTGGGTTGGCAAATCGTGAGTACACTTATTGCTTTCACTCAAGTTAGTTTTGATCGGTGTTTTAGGATTGGTTGGAGATTTGTGTTAAACTGTGTTGTTGGTTGCAGGGGTTGAAGATCTGGAGGATGATGATCATACTTCTCAGGTAGGCTCCTTGCACTACAACAAAACCATTTTTTTGATTTGAGCTTTAAACCTTTTTATGCTCGATAATATGAACCTTACTGACCTAAAAGAACTACTCTCCAACGCCTTTTTGTTTAGTCATATGGTGGCCAAAGGACAAAATTATGACATAGAATCTGCCATTTCCGAAGTGATACGTCATACATGGTTCCATCTATCTACTACCCTTCTATCATGGCACTAGTTTGTTTTGTTTCGTGACAGTTTAGTTTGTGGTGTTAACCCTTTTAGTCCGTAGGCCTAAGCAGACACTCCTGCCTAATTATTTACGGTTTATGCTACTAGAACTTTGCAAAACTGTGTGTTTGGAGGTAAAAAATGCATTAACCATTATGGTAATCAGATCAATTGTATTCTGGTAGCGTTAGGTTAAGTGGTACTGGCTTTAGAGAAAGTTATGCTCACACCTTGCAGTATAGTAGCTCGCAATGGACTGAAATTTGATGGATTCTGGTCCATtttacggaaaaaaaaaatttacttacaGGGTAGAGAATCATATAAGTTAAGGCTTCTTTGAGGTGATTTGATTCTGCTTCCACTCACGTTATGTatgctttatttttgcaggaTGCCTGGGATGAGATGGATCCTGATGAGCTTTCATATGAGGTATGAAAGCCTTCATAAAATGCTATGCCTTTCGGATCCTCTCATGATTTTGTGAAACGATTTGTAGCGAAAACGAATAGTATTGTTCCCAAAGTTGGACTCTAGTGTTAAGATCTGTCACGCACTTTGATATGCAAAATTCAGTTGCCTAACACGTCTGTCGGCTTATAACTTTACGCTATCTAATGTTTGCAGGAGTTGCTTGCGCTTGGCGATATTGTGGGAACCGAGAGTAGAGGGCTATCTGCTGATACAATTGCATCTTTGCCTTCAAAAAGATATAAAGATGGAGACAATCAGAACGGAACCAATGAATCGTAATGCGTTTTACTTAACCAATTTAGTAGACCATTGACAACT belongs to Brassica napus cultivar Da-Ae unplaced genomic scaffold, Da-Ae ScsIHWf_1826;HRSCAF=2462, whole genome shotgun sequence and includes:
- the LOC111215549 gene encoding E3 ubiquitin ligase BIG BROTHER-related-like, with product MPMENDNDHAANVVLTAEQASKVSDTAVRLPENLPTGVVSESGGGSEKGEEAVETAVAEDVDESGSNTVGELPPRSSSARVPFTNLSQIDADLALARTLQEQERAYMMLTMNSEVSDYGSWETGSYVYEEDEDDDEDEYETDDDPQGDAPDVNAHEDEVRIADEEEVGYSDDEAFARAIQEAEEREMADRLSALTGLANRVEDLEDDDHTSQDAWDEMDPDELSYEELLALGDIVGTESRGLSADTIASLPSKRYKDGDNQNGTNESCVICRLDYEDDDDLILLPCKHSYHSECINNWLKINKSCPVCSAEVSTSTAGQS